A stretch of Bacillota bacterium DNA encodes these proteins:
- the rpoE gene encoding DNA-directed RNA polymerase subunit delta, translated as MNTPLNKKREPIPDTGLRILRTRRQTMHYKDLVNEIVVERGEEQLSTPEHLAHVLTQINLDARFVHMGKGYWGLRDWAGGQQKYTPVIIPGEGDYQPKPGDYIFVEDDDTDDESELLIPVPDEEEEVFPEEESEPLGSDDEDDDDDE; from the coding sequence GTGAATACACCGTTAAATAAGAAGCGTGAGCCCATTCCTGACACCGGACTGCGCATTTTGCGCACGCGCCGGCAAACCATGCATTATAAAGATCTAGTCAACGAGATTGTCGTAGAACGTGGCGAAGAGCAACTTAGCACGCCCGAGCACCTCGCCCATGTCCTCACCCAAATCAATCTCGATGCCCGTTTTGTGCATATGGGCAAGGGCTACTGGGGGCTGCGCGATTGGGCGGGTGGTCAGCAAAAGTATACTCCGGTCATAATCCCAGGTGAGGGCGACTACCAGCCTAAGCCAGGCGACTATATTTTTGTGGAGGACGACGATACCGACGACGAGAGCGAGCTCCTTATCCCCGTTCCCGATGAGGAAGAAGAAGTCTTTCCCGAAGAAGAAAGCGAACCGCTAGGGAGCGACGATGAAGACGACGATGACGACGAATAA
- a CDS encoding class I SAM-dependent methyltransferase yields the protein MNHYFSQDPSSRHDIKEIEATLLGHKLRFLTDSGVFSKDGVDFGTRLLLQTVVIPPGSSVLDLGCGYGALGITAALLNPTGHTTLVDVNLRALDLARLNAQKNGAHHVSVVQSDGISALTGQKFAVVLTNPPIRAGKDVVFSFYSGARTVLDSAGSLWVVIQKKQGAPSTEKKLRELFNSVTLVNRSKGYHIYQATKTPTTP from the coding sequence ATGAATCATTACTTTAGTCAAGATCCAAGCAGTCGGCACGACATAAAAGAAATCGAGGCTACCCTACTGGGGCACAAGTTGCGGTTTCTTACTGACAGCGGTGTTTTTTCTAAAGACGGGGTCGATTTCGGCACGAGACTGCTCCTGCAGACTGTCGTCATCCCGCCCGGTTCATCCGTACTTGATCTTGGCTGTGGCTATGGTGCGCTCGGCATTACGGCGGCCCTGCTTAACCCCACCGGTCATACCACCCTGGTCGATGTTAACTTGCGCGCACTCGACTTGGCGCGTCTTAACGCCCAAAAAAACGGCGCCCACCATGTCAGCGTAGTGCAGAGCGACGGCATCTCGGCGCTCACCGGGCAGAAATTTGCGGTGGTGCTCACTAACCCACCCATTCGCGCCGGCAAAGACGTTGTTTTTTCTTTTTACAGCGGCGCGCGTACGGTATTAGACAGTGCCGGCAGCTTGTGGGTCGTCATTCAAAAGAAGCAGGGCGCCCCCTCCACCGAAAAGAAACTGCGCGAGCTCTTTAACTCTGTTACCCTAGTTAATCGCTCCAAAGGCTATCACATTTACCAAGCCACTAAAACACCTACAACACCATAA
- a CDS encoding cobalamin-dependent protein (Presence of a B(12) (cobalamin)-binding domain implies dependence on cobalamin itself, in one of its several forms, or in some unusual lineages, dependence on a cobalamin-like analog.), with amino-acid sequence MLEIRPYGDTENDGAIQLSFTLPVAKSEEAKEAAKQLVLRMGLQSVSVVHMADAGENFTFFVVYAKTDVAVDFAAISVPKVDALHLSYYQVNDYIRREIGRKVVVVGACTGTDAHTVGLDAIMNMKGYAGEYGLERYPELVAVNLGSQVPNETLISRAIELQADAILVSQVVTQKDVHIPNLTELVELLEAEKLRDRLVLVCGGPRISHELAIELGFDAGFGGGTLPPHVASFIVQEMVRRGIK; translated from the coding sequence GTGTTGGAGATTCGTCCATATGGCGACACCGAAAACGACGGAGCGATACAGTTATCTTTTACTCTACCCGTGGCCAAGAGCGAAGAAGCGAAAGAAGCCGCTAAGCAGCTGGTGCTGCGCATGGGATTGCAGAGCGTTAGCGTCGTGCACATGGCCGACGCGGGCGAGAACTTCACTTTCTTTGTCGTCTACGCCAAGACCGATGTAGCGGTAGACTTTGCGGCCATTTCTGTTCCCAAGGTAGATGCCCTGCACCTTAGTTACTACCAGGTCAACGACTATATTCGCCGCGAGATAGGGCGCAAAGTAGTCGTGGTGGGCGCCTGCACCGGTACAGACGCCCATACCGTGGGCTTAGATGCCATAATGAACATGAAAGGCTATGCCGGAGAATATGGTTTGGAAAGGTACCCGGAGTTAGTGGCGGTTAACTTGGGCAGCCAAGTGCCTAATGAGACACTTATTTCCCGGGCAATTGAGCTTCAGGCCGACGCCATCTTAGTTTCGCAGGTGGTCACCCAGAAGGACGTGCATATTCCCAATCTCACCGAGCTAGTGGAATTGCTCGAAGCCGAGAAACTGCGCGACAGGCTAGTGCTTGTTTGCGGTGGGCCCCGCATCAGCCATGAGTTGGCGATTGAGCTAGGCTTTGACGCTGGCTTTGGCGGAGGCACTTTGCCACCCCATGTTGCTTCCTTTATTGTGCAAGAGATGGTGCGCCGAGGCATAAAGTAA
- a CDS encoding SagB/ThcOx family dehydrogenase — MERFRSVAGREFMEKTKYQYAKESDQVKELPQPPLERVTRPVLARITLPKVEALPSLQVDLREIIESRSSLRKYSETPLTLEELTYLLWTTQGVKKVTSRPATLRTVPSAGARHPFETYLLVNRVSGLTPGIYQYQALSHELLFLAEGDGWGHKLSQACLEQPFVGTSAVTFFWAADAYRMEWRYGERGYRYMHLDAGHICQNLYLAATALGAGVCAIAAFNDDEVNALLGFDGENEFVVYIATAGK, encoded by the coding sequence ATGGAACGTTTTCGCAGTGTAGCTGGCCGCGAGTTTATGGAGAAGACCAAGTACCAATATGCGAAAGAATCTGACCAGGTGAAGGAGCTGCCACAGCCTCCCCTAGAGCGCGTTACGCGCCCCGTGCTGGCGCGGATTACCCTGCCTAAAGTCGAGGCCTTGCCCTCGCTACAGGTCGACTTGCGAGAGATCATCGAGAGCCGCTCTAGCCTACGCAAGTACAGCGAGACCCCCCTGACTTTAGAAGAACTGACCTACCTGCTCTGGACAACCCAGGGCGTGAAGAAAGTGACCAGTCGCCCCGCCACGCTGCGCACGGTGCCCTCAGCGGGAGCGCGCCATCCCTTTGAAACATACCTCTTGGTCAATAGGGTTTCTGGGCTAACCCCAGGCATCTACCAGTACCAAGCGCTTAGCCATGAACTTCTTTTCCTGGCAGAGGGAGACGGTTGGGGCCACAAACTGAGCCAGGCTTGTCTAGAACAGCCCTTTGTGGGTACCTCGGCCGTGACTTTCTTCTGGGCGGCAGATGCCTACCGCATGGAGTGGCGCTACGGCGAGCGCGGCTACCGCTACATGCATCTTGACGCGGGGCACATTTGCCAAAACCTCTACTTGGCAGCCACCGCACTTGGGGCTGGGGTTTGCGCCATCGCTGCCTTTAATGACGATGAGGTAAATGCGCTGCTTGGTTTTGACGGAGAGAACGAGTTTGTCGTGTATATAGCAACAGCAGGAAAATAG
- a CDS encoding CTP synthase, with protein MAKFVFVTGGVVSGLGKGITAASLGRLLKARGYTVSVLKFDPYINVDPGTMSPYQHGEVFVTEDGAETDLDLGHYERFMDINLSTNNNVTAGKIYKSVIDKERRGDYLGGTVQVIPHITNEIKERMQRVARETNAEVMVVEIGGTVGDIESLPFLEAIRQMRRDLGRENVLYMHVTLVPSLRRGGELKTKPTQHSVKELRSLGIQPNVIICRTEEPLSVEIRAKIALFCDIDPAAIIENVDVASIYEVPLMLERQRLDELVIERLGLPPSQPDLKEWRQLVAEMASRVKVVKVALVGKYVSYTDAYLSVVEALHHAGFAAAVKIEVVWVKVEDIEEKGAEHFLKGVDAVVVPGGFGHRGVLGKILAARYAREQRLPYLGLCLGMQVAVIEYARHVCGWEDADSAEFRDCAYPVIDLLPEQKNIEDLGGTMRLGSYPCSVVKGTKAHAAYGQELIDERHRHRFEFNNHYREPLLAAGLVISGTSPDGRLVEIVEDPSHPFFVGVQFHPEFKSRPNRPHPLFHALVSAALEPK; from the coding sequence ATGGCTAAATTTGTCTTTGTTACCGGAGGCGTCGTTTCAGGGTTAGGTAAGGGGATAACGGCAGCGTCACTAGGGCGTCTACTAAAGGCGCGAGGGTACACGGTGAGCGTGCTCAAGTTCGACCCCTACATCAATGTTGACCCTGGGACGATGAGCCCCTACCAGCACGGCGAAGTTTTTGTCACAGAAGACGGGGCAGAGACCGATTTAGATTTAGGTCACTACGAGCGCTTTATGGACATTAATCTCTCCACGAACAACAATGTCACCGCCGGCAAGATCTACAAGTCCGTGATCGACAAAGAGCGCCGCGGCGACTACTTGGGAGGCACGGTGCAGGTTATCCCCCATATTACTAACGAGATAAAAGAGCGCATGCAGCGGGTGGCTAGAGAGACCAATGCGGAAGTGATGGTTGTAGAAATAGGGGGCACCGTAGGCGACATTGAGTCGCTGCCCTTTCTCGAAGCCATTAGGCAGATGCGCCGCGACCTAGGCCGCGAAAATGTCCTCTACATGCATGTCACCTTAGTGCCGTCTTTGCGCCGCGGGGGCGAGCTTAAGACTAAGCCCACGCAGCACAGCGTCAAAGAACTGCGCAGCCTAGGTATTCAACCCAATGTCATTATCTGTCGTACCGAGGAACCACTCTCGGTCGAAATACGCGCCAAGATCGCTCTCTTCTGCGACATTGACCCTGCGGCGATCATCGAAAATGTTGACGTCGCCTCTATCTACGAAGTGCCGCTCATGCTTGAGCGCCAGCGCCTTGACGAGCTGGTTATCGAGCGCTTAGGTCTTCCACCTAGTCAGCCAGACCTTAAAGAATGGCGGCAGCTGGTGGCCGAGATGGCCTCGCGAGTTAAGGTCGTAAAAGTAGCCTTAGTGGGCAAGTACGTCTCTTATACCGACGCCTACTTGAGCGTGGTCGAAGCTTTGCATCACGCTGGATTTGCTGCGGCCGTGAAGATAGAAGTAGTGTGGGTCAAGGTCGAAGATATAGAAGAAAAGGGCGCGGAGCACTTTCTTAAGGGTGTCGATGCCGTGGTAGTGCCCGGGGGCTTTGGCCACCGCGGGGTCTTAGGCAAAATTCTCGCTGCGCGCTACGCTAGAGAACAAAGGTTACCCTACTTGGGGCTGTGTCTCGGCATGCAAGTAGCTGTTATCGAGTATGCTCGCCATGTCTGTGGGTGGGAGGACGCCGACAGCGCCGAGTTTAGAGACTGCGCGTACCCCGTCATCGACCTGCTGCCAGAGCAAAAAAACATTGAAGACCTAGGTGGCACCATGCGTTTAGGCTCCTACCCCTGCAGTGTGGTCAAAGGCACCAAGGCCCATGCCGCCTATGGTCAAGAGCTTATCGATGAGCGCCATCGTCACCGCTTTGAGTTTAACAACCACTATCGCGAGCCCTTGCTGGCAGCTGGCTTAGTAATATCTGGAACATCGCCCGATGGACGCTTGGTAGAGATAGTCGAAGACCCCAGCCACCCGTTCTTCGTGGGCGTGCAATTTCACCCTGAGTTTAAGTCGCGGCCCAACCGTCCTCATCCACTTTTTCACGCCTTAGTTTCCGCCGCGCTAGAGCCCAAGTAA
- a CDS encoding 3-aminobutyryl-CoA ammonia lyase, with product MKATIRLRMSLHDAHYGGNLVDGARVLALFGDIATELLIRHDGDEGLFVAYDMVEFKAPTYAGDYLEVEGEITSVGKTSRKMSFAAYKVIAALNDPARPTAADVLPEPLLVCRATGTCVVPLDKQRRLATV from the coding sequence GTGAAAGCGACGATTAGACTGCGCATGAGCCTGCATGATGCTCATTACGGCGGCAACTTAGTGGATGGGGCGCGAGTGCTCGCCCTGTTTGGCGATATAGCCACCGAGCTACTTATTCGCCATGATGGCGATGAGGGGCTCTTTGTCGCCTACGACATGGTGGAGTTTAAAGCCCCCACCTATGCCGGCGACTACTTAGAAGTGGAGGGCGAGATTACCTCTGTCGGCAAGACTTCGCGCAAAATGAGCTTTGCGGCCTACAAAGTCATCGCGGCACTAAATGACCCAGCACGGCCAACGGCAGCCGACGTCTTGCCCGAGCCACTACTGGTGTGTCGCGCTACGGGTACCTGTGTCGTGCCCTTAGATAAGCAGCGTCGCCTCGCTACTGTGTAA
- a CDS encoding lysine 5,6-aminomutase subunit alpha has protein sequence MSKLNLDLEKVTRARQAAAHVAASLQEFIAGHTTVAVERTVARLFGIDGVDSEGVPLPNLVVEDLVRGGGMGKGAAFYIANACVALNATPMEVATELALGRLTLTKVQPAPSGVKEAISDLAHQALQKIASGRRERERLLAEVGEGRQPYLYVIVATGNIYEDVAQAKAAVRAGADIVAVIRTTGQSLLDYVPYGATTEGFGGTYATQENFRIMRQALDEAGQEAGRYIRLVNYASGLCMPEIAAMGALERLDVMLNDALYGILFRDINMQRTLVDQHFSRIINGYAGIIINTGEDNYLTTADAIESAHTVLASQFINEQLAHLASIPDEQLGLGHAFEIDPALEDGMLLEIAQAQMARQIFPRAPLKYMPPTKHMTGNIFKGQAMNAMFNLTSILTQQGIHLLGMMTEAIHTPFLQDRYLALENARYVMNTARSLGDEIQFVAGGKIERRANEVLDKALALLLQVEKNGLMESIEAGVFADVKRGRFGGKGLEGVVRKAPDYVNPFPELMQSRTLLGGR, from the coding sequence GCCGCCCATGTTGCCGCTAGCCTGCAGGAGTTTATTGCCGGGCACACCACCGTGGCTGTAGAGCGCACCGTGGCCAGGCTTTTTGGCATAGACGGGGTAGATAGCGAGGGTGTACCGCTGCCTAATCTTGTTGTCGAAGACCTCGTCCGTGGCGGGGGCATGGGCAAGGGCGCGGCCTTCTACATCGCTAACGCCTGCGTGGCACTTAACGCCACGCCCATGGAAGTAGCCACAGAGCTCGCCTTAGGGCGGCTTACCCTTACCAAAGTGCAACCGGCACCAAGTGGGGTGAAAGAGGCCATAAGTGACCTCGCACATCAGGCCTTGCAAAAAATTGCCTCGGGTCGGCGCGAGCGGGAAAGGTTACTGGCCGAGGTAGGAGAAGGCCGGCAGCCTTATCTCTATGTTATCGTGGCCACCGGCAATATTTACGAAGATGTGGCACAAGCCAAGGCGGCTGTGCGCGCTGGAGCCGATATTGTCGCCGTCATACGCACCACAGGGCAAAGTCTGCTCGACTACGTGCCCTACGGCGCTACCACCGAGGGCTTCGGTGGCACCTACGCCACACAAGAGAATTTTCGCATTATGCGCCAGGCCTTAGATGAAGCCGGGCAAGAGGCAGGGCGCTACATCCGCCTGGTCAACTATGCCTCGGGCCTCTGCATGCCAGAGATTGCCGCCATGGGGGCGCTAGAGCGCCTAGACGTAATGCTAAATGACGCCTTGTACGGCATACTCTTTCGCGATATCAATATGCAGCGCACCCTAGTCGACCAGCATTTTTCGCGCATTATTAACGGCTACGCCGGCATTATTATCAATACGGGCGAGGACAACTACCTCACCACCGCCGACGCCATAGAGTCTGCCCACACCGTACTAGCAAGCCAGTTTATTAATGAGCAGCTCGCGCATTTGGCAAGTATACCCGACGAGCAGTTAGGGCTAGGCCATGCCTTTGAAATTGACCCCGCCCTAGAAGACGGCATGCTCCTTGAGATAGCCCAGGCGCAAATGGCACGGCAAATCTTCCCCCGCGCACCGCTCAAGTACATGCCCCCCACCAAGCACATGACGGGCAATATCTTTAAAGGCCAGGCTATGAACGCCATGTTCAACCTCACTTCAATCCTAACGCAGCAGGGCATTCACCTGCTCGGCATGATGACAGAGGCCATTCATACCCCATTTCTGCAGGACCGCTACCTAGCCCTTGAGAATGCGCGTTATGTGATGAACACGGCGCGCTCACTAGGTGACGAAATCCAGTTTGTCGCGGGCGGCAAAATAGAACGACGGGCTAACGAAGTCCTAGACAAGGCCCTAGCTCTGCTGCTACAGGTGGAGAAAAACGGCCTGATGGAGTCCATCGAGGCAGGCGTCTTTGCCGATGTCAAGCGCGGACGCTTTGGCGGCAAGGGGCTAGAAGGCGTAGTTAGAAAAGCGCCCGACTATGTTAATCCGTTTCCTGAGCTTATGCAGTCACGTACTCTTTTGGGGGGGCGGTAG